The following are encoded together in the Thermus neutrinimicus genome:
- the argB gene encoding acetylglutamate kinase, with amino-acid sequence MSEPLLVKVGGSLRGAEALLEELSGYPGPLVLVHGGGPEIGAWLARLGWESRFEGGLRVTPPEHMEVVEMSLCLTGKRLAEGLSQRGRRALSLSGRDALCLRGRVLPHLGRVGEVVGVEVGLLLDLLEKGYTPLLAPIALDEEGPLNVNADTAAGAVAGALGWPALFLTDVPGVLRDPKDPTTRFPHLTAEEVEDLKAQGILQGGMIPKVEAALGALRAGAPWAAIAQGERGVVAGVLQGERGTRFTL; translated from the coding sequence TTGAGTGAACCCTTGCTGGTGAAGGTGGGGGGAAGCCTAAGGGGTGCCGAAGCCCTGCTGGAGGAGCTCAGCGGCTACCCGGGCCCCCTGGTCCTGGTGCACGGGGGTGGGCCGGAGATCGGGGCCTGGCTCGCCCGCCTGGGTTGGGAAAGCCGGTTTGAGGGGGGCCTGCGGGTGACGCCTCCCGAGCACATGGAGGTGGTGGAGATGAGCCTGTGCCTCACGGGCAAGCGACTGGCAGAGGGGCTTTCCCAAAGGGGAAGAAGGGCCCTTTCCCTTTCCGGGCGGGACGCCCTTTGCCTAAGGGGGAGGGTCCTCCCCCACCTGGGCCGGGTGGGGGAGGTGGTGGGGGTGGAAGTGGGCCTCCTCCTGGACCTCCTGGAAAAGGGCTACACGCCCCTCCTCGCCCCCATCGCCCTGGACGAGGAAGGCCCCTTGAACGTGAACGCCGACACCGCCGCCGGGGCGGTGGCCGGGGCCTTGGGATGGCCCGCCCTTTTCCTCACGGATGTGCCTGGGGTCCTAAGGGACCCCAAGGATCCCACCACCCGCTTCCCCCACCTCACGGCCGAGGAGGTGGAAGACCTGAAGGCCCAAGGGATCCTCCAAGGGGGCATGATCCCCAAGGTGGAGGCGGCCTTGGGCGCCCTGAGGGCGGGCGCCCCCTGGGCCGCCATCGCCCAAGGGGAAAGGGGGGTGGTGGCCGGGGTCTTGCAGGGGGAAAGGGGAACCCGGTTTACCCTTTAG
- a CDS encoding type 1 glutamine amidotransferase domain-containing protein: MRPVGILLSDLFDEREFLYPYYRVQEAGYTPIVIGPEAREYKAKSGFSWKAEMGAKEAMGMEVAGLLIPGGFAPDYLRRSPEVLALVRRVGEEGKPIGAICHAGWVLISAGLVRGRRVTGFSSIRDDLENAGGLYQESGVVVDGNLVTAQGPRDLPGFLLAFLELLAKG, from the coding sequence GTGAGGCCAGTGGGGATTCTCCTTTCGGACCTCTTTGATGAGCGGGAGTTCCTCTACCCGTACTACCGGGTGCAGGAGGCAGGGTATACCCCTATTGTCATCGGTCCTGAGGCCCGGGAATACAAGGCCAAATCCGGCTTTTCCTGGAAGGCGGAGATGGGGGCCAAGGAGGCCATGGGGATGGAGGTGGCGGGCCTCCTCATCCCCGGGGGCTTTGCCCCCGATTACCTGAGAAGGAGCCCGGAGGTGCTGGCCCTGGTGCGGCGGGTGGGGGAAGAGGGAAAGCCCATCGGGGCCATCTGCCACGCGGGCTGGGTTCTCATCAGCGCTGGGCTGGTGCGGGGCAGGCGGGTCACGGGGTTTTCCTCCATCCGGGACGACCTGGAAAACGCCGGGGGGCTTTACCAGGAGTCAGGGGTGGTGGTGGACGGCAACCTGGTGACCGCCCAGGGCCCCAGGGACCTGCCCGGCTTCCTCCTGGCCTTTTTGGAGCTTCTGGCTAAAGGGTAA
- a CDS encoding NUDIX hydrolase, with the protein MAVPLLGESLLFTLRSPHLPTHAGQVSFPGGVVEPGETPLEAALREAAEEVGLLGVEPLGYLAPALSPQGFLVQPVVVFREDLPPLNPNPLEVAEVFVVPLKELLQVTPWSELRHGRTVWHFPWRGVDIWGVTGNILKEFLEVWREASGDSPFGPL; encoded by the coding sequence GTGGCCGTGCCCCTTCTTGGGGAAAGCCTCCTTTTCACCCTAAGAAGCCCCCACCTTCCCACCCATGCCGGGCAGGTCAGCTTTCCGGGAGGGGTGGTGGAACCGGGGGAAACCCCCTTGGAGGCCGCCCTGCGGGAGGCCGCGGAGGAGGTGGGCCTTTTGGGGGTGGAGCCCCTGGGGTACCTTGCCCCGGCGCTTTCCCCCCAGGGTTTCCTGGTGCAGCCGGTGGTGGTCTTCCGGGAGGACCTTCCCCCTTTAAACCCCAATCCCCTCGAGGTGGCCGAGGTCTTCGTGGTCCCCTTAAAGGAGCTTCTCCAGGTGACCCCCTGGAGCGAGCTGCGCCATGGCCGCACTGTCTGGCACTTCCCTTGGCGGGGGGTGGACATCTGGGGGGTGACGGGGAATATCCTTAAGGAGTTCCTGGAGGTGTGGCGTGAGGCCAGTGGGGATTCTCCTTTCGGACCTCTTTGA
- a CDS encoding MazG family protein translates to MGGMERLLEVMRRLRGPGGCPWDRAQTHESLIPYLLEEASEAADALLGGDSKEMAEELGDVLLQVAFHSIIAEEEGRFSYEDVERSIVEKLIRRHPHVFGEGVAQTPEEVKARWEELKAEEGKGEEPCQLPKHLPTLLRAYELQRKGMEPGSEEGLRAALEKGDLEEALWNLVGLFAKRGLDPETALRRRSQRACREG, encoded by the coding sequence ATGGGGGGCATGGAGCGGCTTCTTGAGGTGATGCGCCGCCTTAGGGGACCTGGGGGTTGCCCCTGGGACCGGGCCCAGACCCATGAGAGCCTCATCCCCTACCTTTTGGAGGAGGCCAGCGAGGCGGCGGATGCCCTTTTGGGTGGGGATTCCAAGGAGATGGCGGAAGAGCTTGGGGATGTGCTTTTGCAGGTGGCCTTTCACAGCATCATCGCCGAAGAGGAGGGGCGGTTTTCCTATGAGGATGTGGAAAGAAGCATTGTGGAAAAGCTCATCCGCCGCCACCCCCATGTGTTCGGGGAGGGCGTGGCCCAAACCCCGGAGGAGGTGAAGGCCCGGTGGGAGGAGCTGAAGGCGGAGGAGGGGAAGGGGGAGGAGCCCTGCCAACTTCCCAAGCACCTTCCCACCCTGCTTCGGGCCTATGAGCTCCAACGGAAGGGGATGGAGCCGGGTAGCGAGGAGGGCCTGAGGGCAGCCCTGGAGAAGGGGGACCTCGAGGAGGCGCTTTGGAACCTGGTGGGGCTTTTCGCCAAAAGGGGCCTGGACCCCGAGACCGCCTTAAGAAGGCGCTCCCAGAGAGCCTGCCGGGAGGGCTAA
- a CDS encoding YbjQ family protein produces MEILLATLDEVPGHRVVQVLGVVKGSAVRAKHLGKDLLAGLRSLLGGEILEYTEMLKEARQEAERRMLEEAKRLGAHAVLGVRYATVSVFQGAAEILAYGTVVRLEPLRERP; encoded by the coding sequence ATGGAGATTTTGCTCGCCACCCTGGACGAGGTGCCCGGCCACCGGGTCGTTCAGGTGCTGGGGGTGGTCAAGGGAAGCGCGGTGCGGGCCAAGCACCTGGGCAAGGATCTCTTGGCGGGTTTGCGTAGCCTTTTGGGTGGGGAGATCCTCGAGTACACGGAGATGCTGAAGGAGGCCCGCCAGGAGGCGGAACGCAGGATGCTGGAAGAGGCTAAACGCTTAGGGGCCCATGCCGTCTTGGGGGTGCGGTACGCCACGGTCAGCGTGTTCCAAGGGGCGGCGGAGATTCTGGCCTATGGCACGGTGGTGCGGTTGGAGCCCTTGAGGGAGCGCCCTTAG
- a CDS encoding nitrous oxide reductase accessory protein NosL — MNRRVFLYTLPFFLKALAEPRSLRVGVEACPYCFMTILDARYAAQAVNPQGKAFFYDDPACLLDQLNGWGGPSLTPKEVYLADFAESTRTAPRWLAAEKAVLYHNPRIRTPMGSGLLVFGSREALEKHLKERPERAGGRVLTWSQALKEGEKRTWVPADLFPPPPKAP; from the coding sequence GTGAACCGACGCGTTTTTCTCTACACCCTTCCCTTTTTCCTGAAGGCCCTGGCTGAGCCCCGGTCCTTGCGGGTAGGGGTGGAGGCCTGCCCTTACTGCTTCATGACCATCCTGGATGCCCGGTATGCGGCCCAGGCGGTAAACCCCCAGGGCAAGGCCTTCTTCTACGACGACCCCGCCTGCCTTCTGGACCAGTTGAACGGCTGGGGTGGGCCTAGCCTTACCCCTAAGGAGGTGTACCTGGCGGACTTTGCCGAAAGCACCCGAACTGCCCCCAGGTGGCTGGCGGCGGAAAAGGCTGTGCTCTACCACAACCCCAGGATCCGCACCCCCATGGGTTCGGGGCTTTTGGTCTTCGGTAGCCGGGAGGCCCTCGAGAAGCACCTTAAGGAGCGGCCCGAGCGGGCGGGGGGGCGGGTGCTCACCTGGTCCCAGGCCCTTAAGGAAGGGGAGAAGCGCACCTGGGTGCCCGCTGACCTCTTTCCTCCCCCTCCCAAGGCCCCATGA
- a CDS encoding nitrous oxide reductase accessory protein NosL: MRNRREVLRVLGGLLVAGPALAQHMGHGTESPAPVGGMRVAPKPIPWEEGTCAFCEMPIKTPEGAWRGRTFPKGFFEQTYSQIAFERPRPAPHDPKQVVEALHFESIACMVNYAWVHGLKDGEGATFYVTDRGAYDPNRPQESVRLIPARQATYYWGEKMMVVMNAKLLAFASAKAAQEFAERNKAQHGRQRFYSFQTLLDLAPLPEMNLVALLARHAGLLGEKGAGH, translated from the coding sequence ATGAGGAACCGGCGTGAGGTACTTAGGGTTTTGGGTGGTTTGCTGGTGGCGGGGCCGGCCTTGGCCCAGCACATGGGGCATGGGACGGAAAGCCCCGCTCCCGTGGGTGGGATGCGGGTTGCCCCTAAGCCCATCCCCTGGGAGGAGGGCACGTGCGCCTTTTGCGAGATGCCCATCAAGACCCCAGAGGGCGCTTGGCGGGGCCGCACCTTCCCCAAGGGGTTTTTTGAGCAGACCTATAGCCAGATCGCCTTTGAGAGGCCAAGGCCTGCCCCCCACGATCCCAAGCAGGTGGTGGAGGCGTTGCACTTTGAAAGCATCGCCTGCATGGTGAACTACGCCTGGGTACACGGGCTTAAGGACGGGGAGGGGGCCACCTTCTACGTAACCGACCGGGGGGCTTACGACCCCAACCGGCCCCAGGAGTCGGTGCGCCTCATCCCCGCCCGCCAGGCCACCTACTACTGGGGGGAAAAGATGATGGTGGTGATGAACGCCAAGCTTTTGGCCTTCGCCAGCGCCAAGGCGGCCCAGGAGTTCGCCGAGAGGAACAAGGCCCAGCATGGTCGCCAGCGCTTCTACAGCTTCCAGACCCTTCTCGACCTGGCCCCCCTGCCGGAGATGAACCTGGTGGCCCTTTTGGCCCGGCATGCCGGGCTTTTGGGGGAGAAGGGGGCAGGCCACTAG
- a CDS encoding ABC transporter ATP-binding protein, whose product MVVAAENLSKRGRLQGVTLQVAGGVVGLLGPNGAGKSTLLALLAGRLKPDGGMAALLSHAPRDPRVLPLRAYLPQAPRLFPHLRAWEVLEGARKVKGLDKGALEEALERMGLERLLRRRVGELSGGQRQRLALAAGLMGDPPIWLLDEPTAALDPQGRERFWAWVGAKGRGAVLVALHHVEEAQRADRLVLLKGGRVLEEGSPAEVLGLRGERLPWLMEVLYEEPA is encoded by the coding sequence GTGGTGGTGGCGGCGGAGAACTTGAGCAAGAGGGGAAGGCTTCAGGGGGTCACCCTGCAGGTGGCCGGGGGGGTGGTGGGGCTCCTGGGCCCCAACGGGGCGGGGAAGAGCACCCTTTTGGCCCTATTGGCAGGGCGGCTCAAGCCGGATGGGGGTATGGCGGCCCTTCTCTCCCACGCCCCCCGGGACCCCCGGGTCCTTCCCCTAAGGGCCTACCTTCCCCAGGCCCCCAGGCTCTTTCCCCACCTGCGGGCCTGGGAGGTCCTCGAGGGCGCCCGCAAGGTCAAGGGTTTGGATAAGGGGGCCTTGGAGGAGGCCTTGGAACGCATGGGGTTGGAAAGGCTTCTAAGGAGGCGGGTAGGGGAGCTTTCCGGGGGCCAGCGCCAACGCCTAGCCCTGGCGGCAGGCCTCATGGGCGACCCTCCCATCTGGCTTTTGGACGAGCCCACCGCCGCCTTGGACCCCCAGGGCCGGGAGCGGTTCTGGGCTTGGGTGGGGGCTAAGGGACGGGGTGCGGTTCTCGTGGCCCTCCACCACGTGGAGGAGGCCCAGCGGGCAGACCGGTTGGTGCTCTTGAAAGGGGGGAGGGTCCTGGAGGAGGGCTCCCCGGCGGAAGTCTTGGGCCTAAGGGGGGAACGCCTCCCTTGGTTAATGGAGGTGCTCTATGAGGAACCGGCGTGA
- a CDS encoding NosD domain-containing protein — MRPLGWWPLFLGVALAAPVLQLRGEVRGPLVLATPGLLVEGEGAVLRGDRGHTLSLLAPGIRVRGLTVVGAGPEDDFFEPDAAIYLGGCRGCLLEGIRVEGAPTAVRMEDSPMAAVRGLKAQGLGASPGVLVYSSPNARVEGSHLRGFMEGIYVEYSPGMRIRDNLLEGNGRYGFHVMFSWEVDIEGNVSIKNGIGNAVMHGAQNRIRINRLEGHKSPVAYGLLLQDERGTVAEGNLFLENTLGLVLMDAAEARVQGNRFQENGTALRITRERGGNSAQVKGNRFLGNLYDLLVDDPEARVQVVANGYDRASGLPVPHLPTSSFALLLARQPELSLFALSPGIVLWEAAEAQVPGLRLVALADAQAAPLPKAVAFQGPWIFLGVFGGVLWWWRRRT; from the coding sequence ATGCGCCCTTTGGGGTGGTGGCCCCTTTTCCTGGGCGTGGCCCTCGCCGCGCCGGTCCTCCAGCTAAGGGGGGAGGTGAGGGGGCCCTTGGTCCTGGCTACCCCCGGCCTTTTGGTGGAGGGGGAGGGAGCGGTCCTGCGGGGGGACAGGGGGCACACCCTAAGCCTCCTGGCCCCGGGCATACGGGTGAGGGGCCTCACGGTGGTGGGGGCGGGGCCGGAGGACGACTTCTTTGAGCCGGATGCGGCCATCTACCTTGGGGGTTGCCGGGGGTGTCTCCTCGAGGGGATACGGGTGGAGGGTGCTCCCACCGCGGTGCGGATGGAGGACTCCCCCATGGCCGCCGTGCGGGGGCTTAAGGCCCAGGGCCTAGGGGCTTCCCCGGGGGTCTTGGTCTACTCCAGCCCCAACGCCCGGGTGGAGGGAAGCCACCTTCGGGGGTTTATGGAAGGGATTTACGTGGAATACAGCCCCGGGATGCGGATACGGGACAACCTCTTGGAGGGAAATGGGCGTTATGGCTTTCACGTGATGTTTTCCTGGGAGGTGGACATAGAAGGGAACGTGTCCATAAAAAACGGCATCGGCAATGCGGTGATGCACGGGGCGCAAAACCGGATCCGGATTAACCGCCTGGAGGGCCACAAAAGCCCCGTAGCCTACGGCCTTCTCCTGCAAGACGAAAGGGGTACGGTGGCCGAGGGCAACCTTTTCCTGGAAAACACCCTGGGGTTGGTCCTGATGGACGCCGCGGAGGCCCGGGTGCAGGGTAACCGCTTCCAGGAAAACGGCACCGCCTTGCGCATCACCCGCGAACGGGGTGGGAACTCCGCCCAGGTGAAGGGGAACCGCTTCCTCGGCAACCTCTATGACCTCCTGGTGGACGATCCCGAGGCCAGGGTCCAGGTGGTGGCGAACGGGTACGACCGGGCCTCGGGCCTTCCGGTACCCCACCTCCCCACCAGCAGTTTTGCCCTCCTTCTCGCCCGGCAACCGGAGCTTTCCCTTTTTGCCCTTTCCCCGGGGATTGTCCTCTGGGAGGCGGCGGAGGCCCAGGTGCCCGGGCTGAGGCTCGTGGCCTTGGCCGATGCCCAAGCGGCTCCCTTGCCCAAGGCCGTGGCCTTTCAGGGGCCCTGGATCTTCCTGGGGGTTTTTGGAGGTGTTTTGTGGTGGTGGCGGCGGAGAACTTGA
- a CDS encoding copper chaperone PCu(A)C, translated as MRWLVILLGGLALAQAVATPGWVRLVPPVVKDTAAYLTLENRGKTPLRLVGGETEVAERVSIHVDYRETRGGQVVLGMRPLAYLDIPPGGRVEFRPGKYHLMLEGLKRPLKAGEKVTLVLKFQDGGRLKVILPVEMR; from the coding sequence GTGAGGTGGCTTGTGATCCTCCTGGGAGGCCTGGCCCTGGCCCAGGCGGTGGCCACACCCGGCTGGGTCCGCCTGGTGCCCCCGGTGGTGAAGGACACCGCCGCCTACCTGACCCTGGAAAACCGGGGGAAGACCCCCTTGCGCCTGGTGGGGGGGGAAACGGAGGTGGCCGAGCGGGTTTCCATCCACGTGGACTACCGGGAAACCCGGGGAGGCCAGGTGGTCCTGGGCATGCGCCCCCTGGCCTACCTGGACATCCCCCCGGGAGGCCGGGTGGAGTTTCGCCCCGGCAAGTACCACCTCATGCTGGAAGGGCTCAAACGCCCCCTAAAGGCGGGGGAGAAGGTGACCCTGGTGCTTAAGTTCCAAGACGGTGGTAGGCTCAAGGTAATCCTGCCGGTGGAGATGCGATGA
- a CDS encoding SCO family protein: MKGKLLLPVLLVLGLVGVAYLLLPKGSHSFYGTRLLNPKPVDFALEGPQGSVRLSQFRDKLVLIFFGYVHCPDVCPTTMLALKRAYERLSPREQEGVQVIFISVDPERDTPQVSDQYAKSFHPSFLGLTGSPQTIQEVARTFGVYYQKTQYRDPGEYLVDHTATTFVVKEGNLVLLFSPDKVEETERVVADLKALL, translated from the coding sequence ATGAAAGGAAAACTCCTCTTGCCCGTCCTCCTGGTCCTCGGCCTGGTGGGGGTGGCGTACCTCCTCCTGCCCAAGGGCTCCCACAGCTTCTACGGCACCCGGCTTCTGAATCCCAAGCCCGTGGACTTTGCCCTCGAGGGGCCCCAGGGCTCGGTGCGGCTCTCCCAGTTCCGGGACAAGCTGGTCCTCATCTTCTTCGGCTACGTCCACTGCCCCGACGTCTGCCCCACCACCATGCTGGCCCTGAAGCGGGCCTACGAGAGGCTCTCCCCCAGGGAGCAGGAGGGGGTGCAGGTGATCTTCATCAGCGTGGACCCCGAGCGGGATACCCCACAGGTCTCCGACCAGTACGCCAAGAGTTTCCACCCCAGCTTCCTGGGCCTCACGGGTAGCCCTCAGACCATCCAGGAGGTGGCCCGGACCTTCGGGGTCTACTACCAGAAGACCCAATACCGGGACCCCGGGGAGTACCTGGTGGACCACACCGCCACCACCTTCGTGGTGAAGGAGGGCAACCTGGTCCTTCTCTTCAGCCCGGACAAGGTGGAGGAAACGGAGAGGGTGGTGGCAGACCTCAAAGCCTTGTTGTAA